The Nitrospirota bacterium genome contains a region encoding:
- the fliM gene encoding flagellar motor switch protein FliM, which produces MADKVLSQAEVDALLNGVSSGTVKTEAAQAPLGIRAYDLTSQDRIIRGRMPTLDIINERFSRVFQVTLSSTLRKTVEFSPLSVEVIKFNEFMRRVPVPSSLNILKMEPLRGNILLSLDARLVFILLDYFFGGKGQTYVKAEGRDFTPIEQKFIEKIVDLLIVDLQKAWYPVYPATLSMVRREINPQFAMIVAPTEVTITVVFKLELEDKTWNIYLCLPYPTIEPIREKLYGGFQSDQLEVDRQWGERFKNQLQGCNVNVTAELGTADLTLRDLGELSAGDIILLDKGVNEELRLKVEDRTKFLGTAGIFNGNTSVKIKRVVRYQEDEINGE; this is translated from the coding sequence ATGGCAGATAAGGTTTTATCGCAAGCTGAAGTCGACGCGCTTCTTAACGGCGTCTCTTCCGGAACTGTCAAAACAGAAGCGGCGCAGGCTCCTTTGGGTATTAGGGCCTATGACCTGACAAGTCAGGACCGGATCATCCGGGGGAGGATGCCCACCCTCGATATTATCAACGAACGCTTTTCACGTGTTTTTCAGGTTACTCTCTCATCGACCCTCAGAAAAACCGTCGAATTTTCTCCTCTCTCCGTAGAAGTTATAAAATTCAATGAATTTATGAGAAGAGTTCCCGTCCCCAGCAGTCTGAATATTTTAAAAATGGAGCCCTTAAGGGGGAATATTCTATTATCGCTGGATGCCCGGCTTGTTTTTATCCTTCTGGATTATTTTTTTGGGGGAAAAGGGCAAACCTATGTTAAGGCCGAAGGGCGTGATTTTACCCCTATCGAACAAAAATTCATCGAAAAAATAGTCGATTTACTTATCGTGGACCTTCAAAAAGCCTGGTACCCGGTCTATCCGGCAACCCTTTCAATGGTACGCCGTGAAATCAATCCTCAGTTTGCCATGATTGTGGCCCCCACAGAGGTGACCATTACGGTTGTTTTCAAACTGGAGTTGGAGGATAAGACCTGGAACATCTACCTTTGCCTTCCTTATCCGACCATTGAGCCTATCCGGGAAAAATTATATGGGGGATTCCAGAGTGATCAACTCGAAGTTGACCGGCAGTGGGGAGAGCGGTTCAAAAATCAATTGCAGGGTTGTAATGTGAATGTCACCGCTGAGCTCGGAACGGCGGACCTTACGTTGAGGGACCTTGGCGAGCTATCCGCAGGAGATATTATTTTATTGGATAAAGGTGTGAATGAGGAGCTTAGGTTGAAAGTCGAGGATCGGACAAAATTTCTCGGGACCGCCGGTATTTTCAACGGAAATACCTCGGTAAAAATAAAAAGAGTGGTCCGTTATCAGGAGGATGAAATCAATGGCGAATGA
- the flhF gene encoding flagellar biosynthesis protein FlhF, producing MKIKKFEALEMSEALRAVREELGPNAVILSTREVRKKGGIFGLLSRPFVEVTAAIDPHPVLKKNEENKDSFEKTLKEINSLKEETPSAGLFEEDPHDLKASFEKFRKECQIENGQLRVCLEEMRNEMRRISGYSLRQPEAEIFPSRLTALLDRLVSNGLDRGTAFGLVHLLYEKLTPEELEDSDAVKVYIEQMVAGIFNRITPPGGEGEKEMPAMAFVGPTGSGKTTTLIKLASQYVTKKTPVTLVTLDTCRAGAIEQLKIYGRIIGAPVCAAPTSNELRKLIKQKKKNEVVLIDTPGRNYLNSDQMSELKDLEGISGPLETHLVLSSQTREKELSRMIGHFSVIPIDHLVFTKTDEVRPLGFLLTVMKTNRKPISYLTTGQRVPDDIEIATPKKMTELILN from the coding sequence ATGAAGATTAAGAAATTTGAAGCTTTAGAGATGTCAGAGGCCCTGAGAGCGGTCAGGGAAGAACTCGGCCCGAATGCGGTCATCCTCTCAACCCGCGAAGTGAGAAAAAAGGGGGGGATATTCGGGCTATTGAGCCGTCCTTTTGTGGAAGTGACCGCGGCGATAGACCCGCATCCGGTTCTCAAGAAAAATGAAGAAAATAAAGATTCATTTGAAAAGACTCTCAAGGAGATTAATTCCCTGAAAGAGGAAACCCCTTCGGCTGGCTTGTTTGAAGAAGACCCGCACGATTTAAAAGCATCCTTCGAGAAATTCAGAAAGGAGTGCCAGATTGAAAATGGACAGTTACGGGTTTGCCTGGAAGAAATGCGGAATGAAATGAGGAGGATTTCGGGATATAGCCTCCGGCAGCCGGAGGCTGAAATTTTCCCTTCCCGGTTGACTGCTCTTTTAGACCGTTTGGTGTCAAACGGGCTCGATAGGGGGACGGCTTTTGGTTTGGTCCATTTATTATATGAAAAGCTGACTCCTGAAGAACTCGAAGACTCCGATGCTGTAAAAGTTTATATCGAACAGATGGTGGCGGGCATCTTTAACAGGATTACCCCTCCCGGCGGCGAGGGGGAGAAAGAAATGCCGGCCATGGCTTTTGTCGGTCCGACCGGATCGGGAAAAACCACGACGCTTATCAAACTTGCCTCGCAATATGTTACGAAAAAGACGCCTGTAACCTTGGTAACGCTCGACACCTGCCGCGCGGGAGCGATCGAACAGTTGAAGATTTATGGGAGGATCATCGGGGCTCCTGTTTGTGCCGCCCCCACTTCTAATGAGCTGAGAAAACTCATTAAACAAAAGAAGAAAAATGAGGTTGTGTTGATTGATACCCCCGGAAGGAACTATCTGAATTCCGATCAAATGTCCGAATTAAAAGATCTGGAAGGGATATCCGGCCCTCTTGAAACGCATCTGGTTCTCTCTTCGCAGACCCGGGAAAAAGAGTTGAGCCGGATGATCGGACACTTTTCAGTGATTCCAATTGACCATCTGGTTTTTACAAAGACCGATGAAGTCAGGCCTTTGGGTTTTCTGCTGACCGTCATGAAAACCAATCGCAAACCGATTTCA
- a CDS encoding flagellar basal body-associated FliL family protein gives MADEPKKEEIKTEPPKKGKSKLLIIILAGAFVVSGIGGGVWYFLSSKSTGQKSSEKKEQTKSESKKEGAKEEENSPIFSMDPFVVNLMSSQQVQYLKVTIKLQLKNEETVKEITDHLPQVRDTILILLSSKDYAGVKTVEGKMELRDEIIERVNTVLKGEKVKAAYFTDFVVQ, from the coding sequence ATGGCAGATGAACCCAAAAAGGAAGAGATAAAAACTGAACCCCCGAAAAAAGGAAAAAGCAAACTCCTGATTATCATTCTGGCCGGCGCTTTTGTCGTATCAGGCATCGGAGGAGGGGTCTGGTATTTTTTAAGCTCTAAATCGACAGGCCAAAAAAGTTCGGAGAAGAAGGAACAGACCAAATCGGAGTCCAAAAAAGAGGGTGCAAAAGAAGAAGAAAACAGTCCTATCTTTAGCATGGACCCATTCGTCGTAAATCTGATGAGCTCTCAACAGGTTCAGTATCTGAAAGTAACCATAAAGCTCCAATTAAAAAATGAAGAGACTGTCAAAGAAATAACCGATCACCTTCCTCAAGTCAGAGACACCATTCTGATTCTTTTAAGCAGTAAAGATTATGCCGGCGTCAAGACGGTCGAAGGAAAGATGGAGTTGCGCGATGAGATTATCGAGAGGGTGAATACGGTTCTAAAAGGAGAGAAGGTAAAAGCGGCTTATTTTACCGATTTCGTTGTTCAGTAA
- the fliR gene encoding flagellar biosynthetic protein FliR, whose translation MDQLINSVINNQTAFLFIMTRVSSFMAALPILDGKSVPHSVKILLVLSIAFVLFPVVHVNLPSPGLFDWFIAFLREALIGLLMGFGTRVVFAAVELGGELSGLQMGLNAANLYDPASSRQVSLIGKFEVFIAVMIFFGVNAHHIVLEALVSSFSIPYQPEVSVSSSLAHYLIRVTGEMFVLGMKIGIPVLMTLLMTTVAMGILSRVVPQINIFFLSFPLTIGLGLLILGASTSMIISLVSREFHNLGGVLNELLQRV comes from the coding sequence ATGGATCAACTTATTAACTCCGTCATCAATAACCAAACCGCCTTTCTTTTTATCATGACAAGAGTCTCTTCGTTTATGGCGGCCTTACCCATTCTGGACGGGAAAAGTGTTCCCCATTCCGTTAAAATATTACTGGTCCTGTCGATCGCTTTCGTCTTATTTCCGGTTGTTCATGTCAATCTGCCCTCTCCGGGCCTCTTCGACTGGTTCATTGCTTTTCTCAGAGAAGCTCTCATCGGCCTGCTCATGGGTTTTGGAACCCGGGTGGTTTTCGCCGCGGTCGAGCTCGGCGGAGAGCTTTCCGGCCTTCAGATGGGGTTAAACGCGGCCAATCTCTATGATCCTGCTTCCAGCCGTCAGGTCTCGCTCATCGGAAAATTTGAAGTCTTTATCGCGGTCATGATCTTTTTCGGGGTAAACGCTCACCATATTGTTCTAGAAGCTCTGGTATCGAGTTTTTCGATTCCCTACCAGCCAGAGGTGAGTGTCTCATCCTCTCTGGCGCACTATCTGATCAGAGTGACAGGGGAGATGTTCGTGCTCGGAATGAAAATAGGGATTCCGGTACTGATGACCCTTCTGATGACCACTGTTGCGATGGGAATTCTTTCAAGAGTTGTCCCTCAGATCAATATCTTCTTCCTGAGCTTTCCATTGACGATAGGGCTTGGCCTTTTGATTTTGGGGGCCTCAACGTCCATGATCATTTCATTGGTCAGCCGGGAGTTTCACAACCTTGGCGGGGTACTCAATGAGCTTTTACAGAGGGTGTAG
- the flhA gene encoding flagellar biosynthesis protein FlhA has translation MAETLTHNRPAGIVVKSGAMVLSVAVVGVLLLMIMPLHRAVLDLLLVFNMGLALTIIFVSMYTLKPVDFSAFPSILLIVTLFRLSLNVAATRLILMHGGEGSDAAGQVIKSIGDLLVGGSYTVGLIVFVILIVINFVVITKGSGRIAEVAARFMLDAMPGKQMSIDADLNAGLIDDKEARRRRLAISQEADFYGAMDGSSKFVRGDAIAAILIILVNIFGGLVIGVLQKGMSLSEAAQNFTLLTVGEGLVAQFPALIISTAAGIVMTRAAAESNLGTEVGNQIMVHPQAILGASGIIFFLGLMPGFPHAAFILLAAMMAGGGIMVRNTREKAKAQEEVEKAKPAVREEKAEGIAPLDLMELHIGYSLIPLVDESKGGELLKRISAIRKQLASELGFVISQIHIQDNLKLKPNEYQILIKGIEVAGGEAMVHHYLAMTPSGIDRGIQGIPTKEPCYGLPAIWINEKEKERAQLAGYTVVDTASVLATHLTEVIRNNAHELAGRQEVQQLIDLFSKQSPKLVEELIPNLLSLGGVVRVLSRLLAERVPIRDFRTILETLVDHASVTKDPDILVEYVRQALARTITHQYQSPDRSLTVITLDPRLDQAIASAIQQTPNGTFLTLDPVWTQKVLQKIKQASDRMILKNVQPVLLSSPVVRPHLRKLTERPFPAIPVLSSNEVVKQIKIQSFENIKLPDED, from the coding sequence ATGGCAGAAACATTAACCCATAACAGACCTGCAGGCATTGTGGTGAAAAGCGGCGCGATGGTCCTCAGTGTCGCCGTGGTGGGAGTTCTTCTTCTGATGATTATGCCTCTTCACCGGGCTGTTCTCGACCTCCTTCTTGTCTTTAACATGGGATTGGCCCTCACCATCATTTTCGTATCGATGTATACCTTAAAGCCGGTTGATTTTTCCGCTTTTCCCTCCATTCTTCTGATTGTCACCCTGTTTCGCCTTTCTTTAAACGTGGCTGCCACGCGCCTGATCCTTATGCATGGGGGAGAAGGCTCCGATGCGGCGGGACAGGTGATCAAGTCTATCGGCGATCTTTTGGTCGGAGGAAGCTATACCGTCGGCCTGATTGTATTCGTTATTTTAATTGTCATTAACTTTGTCGTTATTACCAAAGGTTCAGGCCGTATCGCGGAGGTGGCGGCCCGTTTCATGCTGGATGCCATGCCCGGCAAGCAGATGAGCATCGATGCCGATCTGAATGCCGGGCTGATCGATGATAAGGAAGCGAGAAGAAGGAGACTGGCTATTTCCCAGGAGGCCGATTTCTATGGAGCCATGGACGGGTCCAGCAAATTTGTCCGGGGAGATGCCATTGCCGCCATACTCATTATTCTTGTGAATATTTTTGGAGGGTTGGTGATCGGCGTCCTCCAAAAGGGAATGAGCCTGTCTGAAGCCGCCCAGAATTTTACTCTTCTGACCGTGGGTGAAGGGCTTGTTGCTCAATTTCCGGCTTTAATCATTTCTACCGCCGCCGGCATCGTGATGACAAGGGCCGCGGCCGAATCTAATCTCGGAACAGAAGTCGGCAACCAGATCATGGTCCACCCACAGGCGATCCTGGGAGCTTCCGGGATCATCTTTTTCCTCGGCCTGATGCCGGGTTTTCCCCATGCCGCCTTTATTCTCCTTGCGGCAATGATGGCAGGGGGTGGAATCATGGTCAGGAATACCCGTGAGAAGGCAAAAGCGCAAGAAGAGGTCGAAAAGGCGAAACCGGCCGTTCGGGAGGAAAAGGCTGAAGGAATTGCGCCTCTCGACCTGATGGAGCTCCATATTGGATATAGCCTGATCCCTCTGGTTGATGAATCAAAGGGAGGGGAGCTTCTTAAAAGAATCAGCGCCATACGGAAACAGCTGGCTTCGGAACTGGGGTTTGTCATTTCACAGATTCATATCCAGGATAATCTGAAGTTGAAGCCGAATGAATATCAAATCTTAATTAAAGGAATCGAAGTGGCAGGGGGTGAGGCCATGGTCCATCATTACCTTGCGATGACCCCTTCGGGCATAGACCGGGGGATTCAGGGAATCCCTACAAAAGAACCCTGCTATGGACTTCCCGCGATCTGGATTAATGAAAAAGAAAAAGAACGGGCACAACTGGCCGGATACACCGTAGTGGATACCGCTTCGGTCCTTGCCACCCATCTGACGGAAGTCATCAGAAATAACGCCCACGAACTGGCAGGCCGGCAGGAGGTCCAACAGCTGATTGACCTGTTCAGCAAACAGTCGCCGAAGCTGGTTGAAGAATTGATCCCGAACCTTTTATCTCTTGGGGGAGTTGTCCGTGTTCTTTCACGGCTTCTGGCGGAGAGGGTCCCGATCCGTGATTTTAGAACGATCCTGGAAACCCTTGTCGACCACGCCTCCGTAACAAAAGACCCGGATATTCTTGTCGAGTACGTTCGGCAGGCGTTGGCCAGAACGATCACTCACCAGTACCAGTCTCCGGACCGGTCTCTCACGGTCATCACGCTCGATCCCAGGCTCGATCAGGCCATTGCCTCGGCGATTCAACAAACCCCTAACGGGACGTTTTTGACGCTGGACCCTGTCTGGACGCAAAAAGTCCTTCAAAAGATCAAACAGGCGTCTGACAGAATGATTTTAAAAAATGTTCAGCCGGTTCTCCTCTCTTCTCCTGTGGTAAGGCCGCACCTGAGAAAACTGACGGAAAGGCCGTTTCCGGCCATTCCGGTTCTATCGAGCAATGAAGTGGTCAAACAAATCAAGATTCAATCCTTTGAGAATATAAAACTGCCCGATGAAGATTAA
- the fliO gene encoding flagellar biosynthetic protein FliO, whose translation MDLLTGIIKTGSALAFVLGMIFIVSLLAKKYLGNRYGIARPGPFLQVIHSISIGLKKEITLVEAGEHYLVLGVTANQISLLIRIKKESFNTTNTSQEKHDHERI comes from the coding sequence ATGGATCTTTTAACAGGAATTATTAAAACAGGATCAGCTCTGGCATTTGTTCTGGGAATGATCTTCATTGTCAGCCTGCTGGCTAAAAAATATCTCGGAAACCGGTATGGAATTGCCCGGCCAGGCCCCTTTCTCCAGGTCATTCATTCGATCTCGATTGGCTTGAAAAAAGAGATCACCCTGGTGGAAGCCGGGGAGCACTATTTAGTTCTGGGGGTGACGGCCAATCAGATTTCGCTCCTGATCAGAATAAAAAAGGAATCCTTTAATACCACCAATACCTCTCAAGAGAAACATGACCATGAACGGATTTAA
- the fliP gene encoding flagellar type III secretion system pore protein FliP (The bacterial flagellar biogenesis protein FliP forms a type III secretion system (T3SS)-type pore required for flagellar assembly.), with product MNGFNKKSPIFLLIPFLILLWGTPVLGAQGTGSGPSISIQMGNGQPIEMSVVIQIFLLLTVLSLAPALFIMMTSFIRIIIVLSFLRQALGTQQTPPNQVLISLALFLTFFIMFPVWHKINTEALQPYMDHKVSQAEALSQAEGPIRGFMLKQVREKDLALFVQISKIPAPRYSNDVPLYVITPAFMISELRTAFQIGFLIYLPFLIIDMVVASILMSMGMMMLPPVMVSLPFKLILFVLSDGWFLVIGSLVKSFGA from the coding sequence ATGAACGGATTTAACAAAAAAAGCCCGATCTTTCTCCTGATTCCTTTTTTAATTTTATTATGGGGAACCCCTGTTTTAGGAGCACAGGGAACAGGTTCCGGCCCCTCTATTTCAATTCAAATGGGAAACGGACAGCCGATCGAAATGTCCGTCGTCATTCAGATATTCCTTTTGTTAACGGTATTATCTCTGGCTCCCGCGCTGTTTATCATGATGACCTCTTTTATCCGTATTATCATCGTTCTTTCATTTTTGAGGCAGGCGCTGGGGACTCAACAGACTCCCCCCAACCAGGTCCTGATCAGTCTGGCTCTTTTTCTGACTTTCTTTATCATGTTTCCGGTCTGGCATAAAATAAATACAGAGGCCTTACAGCCTTACATGGACCATAAAGTCAGCCAGGCAGAGGCCTTGAGCCAGGCGGAAGGGCCGATCAGAGGCTTCATGTTAAAACAGGTTCGTGAAAAGGATCTGGCATTATTCGTTCAGATCTCAAAGATTCCGGCGCCAAGATATTCCAATGACGTCCCCCTCTATGTGATTACGCCGGCGTTCATGATCAGCGAGCTTCGCACGGCGTTCCAGATCGGTTTTTTGATCTACCTCCCGTTCTTAATTATCGATATGGTGGTTGCGAGCATCCTGATGTCGATGGGAATGATGATGCTCCCTCCGGTCATGGTCTCACTCCCCTTTAAATTAATTTTATTTGTTCTCTCTGACGGGTGGTTTTTAGTGATTGGATCGCTTGTCAAAAGTTTTGGAGCTTGA
- the fliQ gene encoding flagellar biosynthesis protein FliQ produces MTPDFIVDLVQRTIETTLLVVAPVLMISLIAGLAVSLFQAVTQINESTLTFLPKILAVALALVIFMPWMMSVLVSFTTHMLTSISSGAG; encoded by the coding sequence ATGACCCCTGATTTTATCGTTGACCTCGTTCAAAGGACCATTGAGACGACGCTCCTTGTTGTCGCTCCCGTTCTGATGATCAGTTTGATTGCAGGGCTTGCGGTCAGTCTGTTTCAGGCGGTTACCCAAATTAATGAATCGACCCTGACATTCCTCCCCAAGATCCTGGCCGTGGCGCTTGCGCTGGTTATTTTTATGCCCTGGATGATGTCTGTTCTGGTCAGTTTTACGACTCATATGTTGACCAGCATTTCATCCGGAGCGGGATAA
- the fliN gene encoding flagellar motor switch protein FliN, translating into MKSMANETENGQSKPAAEIKKNPPAGEVKSAAFSPIQESQTGEAMKNIDFILDVPLKVSVLLGSVRMMIRDLLQLGQGSVVELEKLAGEPMEVQIGDKLIARGEVVVVNDKFGVRLTDIVSPTERIKQLNK; encoded by the coding sequence ATGAAATCAATGGCGAATGAGACAGAAAATGGCCAGTCAAAACCGGCCGCTGAGATCAAAAAAAATCCACCTGCGGGTGAAGTGAAAAGTGCGGCCTTTTCTCCGATACAGGAGAGTCAAACCGGAGAAGCGATGAAGAATATCGATTTTATTCTCGATGTTCCTTTAAAAGTGAGCGTTCTTCTCGGAAGTGTCCGGATGATGATCAGAGATCTCCTCCAGCTGGGTCAGGGATCGGTCGTCGAGCTTGAGAAGCTTGCAGGGGAGCCGATGGAAGTTCAAATCGGCGACAAGTTGATTGCGCGGGGAGAGGTGGTTGTCGTCAACGACAAGTTCGGGGTCAGGCTTACAGATATCGTCAGCCCGACGGAACGTATTAAACAATTGAATAAATAG
- the flhB gene encoding flagellar biosynthesis protein FlhB — MDTDQQDKTEKATPKRRAEARKKGNVPRSREVTSTLLILGGAFILSIFGPLMISQFKELMMTLWAQSFFRPMDQRMFYGLMMTGMVESMKILLPLLFIFSGIAIISIVGQQGLIWTGSIFAPDLSRINPLSGIKKLFSLQSSVEGIKAFLKLCLIGYVAYYSVRKNLPLAIESVQSSSEDELRLMAGLLFHLALWMGGVISVLAAADYGYQRWEYERKIRMTKQEIKDEMRQHEGSPLVKSRIRSIQKQLSRNRMIAEVPKADVVVTNPTRLAVALMYKQDSMGAPRVVAKGAGVIAQIIREKAREHGIPVLENKPLARSLFKQVKVGGTVPQNLYRAVAEVLAYVYRLRGKMNSNPQRPGKA; from the coding sequence ATGGATACCGACCAGCAGGATAAAACTGAAAAGGCAACTCCAAAGCGCCGTGCCGAGGCGCGTAAGAAAGGGAATGTCCCGAGGAGCCGCGAGGTGACCTCGACCCTTCTTATTCTCGGAGGGGCTTTTATTTTGAGCATTTTCGGCCCCTTAATGATTTCCCAATTTAAAGAGTTGATGATGACGCTCTGGGCGCAATCTTTCTTCAGGCCGATGGATCAAAGAATGTTCTATGGATTGATGATGACAGGGATGGTTGAGAGCATGAAGATCCTCCTCCCCCTTCTTTTTATTTTCAGCGGGATCGCCATCATTTCCATCGTCGGACAGCAGGGATTGATATGGACAGGCTCCATTTTTGCGCCCGACCTCTCCCGTATCAATCCTCTCTCCGGGATCAAAAAACTTTTTTCTCTTCAATCAAGCGTGGAAGGGATAAAAGCCTTTCTCAAACTTTGTCTCATCGGCTATGTCGCCTATTATTCCGTCCGTAAAAATCTTCCCCTGGCGATTGAATCGGTGCAGTCTTCGTCAGAGGATGAGCTGCGGTTGATGGCCGGACTCCTGTTCCATCTTGCGCTATGGATGGGCGGGGTCATTTCTGTCCTGGCAGCCGCGGATTATGGGTATCAGAGATGGGAGTACGAGCGGAAAATAAGAATGACCAAACAGGAGATAAAAGATGAAATGCGGCAACACGAAGGGAGCCCGCTGGTCAAATCCCGGATACGGAGCATTCAGAAACAACTGTCACGAAACAGGATGATTGCCGAAGTTCCAAAGGCGGATGTGGTGGTCACCAATCCGACGAGGCTTGCCGTGGCCCTCATGTATAAGCAGGACTCCATGGGCGCGCCCCGCGTGGTGGCAAAGGGAGCAGGTGTCATCGCCCAGATTATCAGAGAAAAAGCAAGGGAACATGGCATTCCCGTACTGGAAAACAAGCCGCTTGCCCGGTCCCTTTTCAAACAGGTAAAGGTGGGAGGGACCGTCCCCCAGAACCTTTACAGAGCTGTGGCCGAGGTCCTGGCCTATGTTTATCGTCTCCGGGGAAAAATGAATTCAAATCCTCAGAGACCGGGAAAGGCTTAA